The genomic DNA CCACGAGCCTGGGTAGTCCCACACGTGGGGAAACTGAGTCACAGAGATGGGGGTCAGTCTGCCAGTGGCACCACAGCCCGAggggacaggaggcagcagcacacccacgtacccccaaaaatccaacccTCACACCGAGCTGCCACTGAATAAATGATAATTGGGGAACAACAAAGCGTTATGGGATTATCACTGCATTAAACACAATCCTATTAGCACGTTATTAAAGCCCAGCCTAATCCATGGCTGATTGAACCTGTGCTTGATGTATCCTTAGCCCCTGGTAAATCACATTTAAATGGCAGAGCGAGCGCGTGGGCTCGGGGCAGCCCGGGGCACGTCCCACTGCTTCCCCAGCTCGGGATAACAACCCATGGCATGGGCGAGacacagcctcctcctgcagcacctggagggctggctctgtgctcaAGTCCCTGGCTGATCGTTCACCGGGCAGCTCttacagcagcagagaatcttcccagcccaggcacctGAAATACCCCGAAATACATTGAAATAAATACCCTGAAATACAGGGGTGGGACACGGgcactctgctcctgcagctcctttggCGGTGCAGCAGGAGAGGTTTATCTTGGCACCGAGGGATTTCTGCTGCACACCTGGAAGGGCTGCTCGCACCAGGGGCCAAGGGACGCggaggaggggacaggcagcacagcGGGGCCAGGCGCGGGGTGACAGCCCAGGTGACAGGATGCGGTGGCGGCTGTCGGTGACGCGGAGGGGGCAGCGCGCCCACAGCACCCTGCGGTGcccccccaaaattccgggATGAagcaggagggggagggaagggaggaactGCCGGGGGAGGGTCGCAGCCCCCTGAGGAGCCCGGTGCGGACCCCTCTCCCGGAATCTCGGTGCATGTGCGGCTGGGGTGTCCCGGGGTGTCCCGGGGGTGCCCGCGTGGCTCAGCCCGGTGCCCCTCGCAGGTGGTACGCGGGCAGGATCTCCCGGCTCCTGGCAGAGGAGCGGCTGCTCCAGCGCAATCACCTGGGAGCCTTCCTGATCCGCGACAGCGAGAGCGCCCCGGGCGAGTTCTCCCTCTCCGTCAGGTAAGAGCCTTTGGGACAAGcggcaggaggggaagggtcCCCGCAGGCGCCGCTTTGGGGCCACCCTCGTGTGTtctggggaagggctgagcaCCCTGCCCTTTGCTGGCCACCTCGGGGGGGCTGCGGAGCCCTCACACATCCAGCACGGCCTCGCACGGgaccttcccctccttcctctcctccacagCTCCGCCTCCATCCCCGCTGCTTCCTGCTCCCCGCACCGCTGCCCTCGCAGGGACACCCCGAAACTTTCATCCCCGGGGATGCAGGGCtcagcatctccagggatggaaggttcagcatccccagggatggaAGGCTCAGCATCCCAGGACTTCAGCACCGGCTGTACAACGGGCAGAGCCTGTCCCCGGGGAtctcacccctgccctgccccggcctggggagctggggccGGCCCCAGGCCCAGCCAGGCACTTTCTCGCACTTTGAATCCCTAATTGAACGTTTCGGGAGGTTCCTGCCCCTAATGAAAGGGAGCCGGGCTCTCTCTGCCGCGTCACCGGCAGCGCAGCCGGGTCCCACCCCTGCCCGGGGCCACCCAGCCTGTCACCCCCGGCACACCCTGCGAGGTGACAGCCAGGGACATCCTGCCTGCCCCgtcctcctgcagcacaggagcacaatcccagcctgtgcagcctcctggcttgtgcccagccctgcagctctcaccTTCCCCAGATGTGGCCCGGGACAAAGCCACCCGCCCTCCACGTAACTGGCACGCTGCcacccctgagccctgctgtgccagggctgggcaccgAGCTTTGGCTGCCTGTGGGGTGAGttgcagcagggctcagctgtggGTCCTCattgcagggccaggagtgaccccagtgccaccatcacccccATCATGGCAGGAGGGGTGCAGTGAGACCCATGGGCTCACCCCGACCTTGCCAGCACCCCCAGACTTTACCCACCTCAGGGGATGCTgccaggatgtccccagggtgacatccatccatccatccatccatccatccatccatccatccatccatccatccatccatccatccatcctcctcctgcagctacGGGAAGCACGTCCAGCACTTCAAGGtgctcagggagaggaatgGCAAATATTTCCTCTGGGAGGAAAAGTTCAACTCCCTCAACGAGCTGGTGGATTTCTACAGGATGACCACGATCGccaaagagcagcagatttTCCTGTGGGACGAGGACCAGACCCAGGAGGTACCACCATGGATGGGGCCGTGGTTCCCAAACCCCTGTGTGAGCCCCCTCGAGGCTCggtgtccctgcagagggacagggccATCCCTGGCTGGCATCCTTTGGCTcagggggggaggaggaggaggaggaggagagggggcagcagcctgggacagacagtgctgcagggaggaagagcccctggagcagctcagaggggcagggcagggcagggcacacatccctgtcccttgAGCCAGGGGTGATGCCCAGGGCAGgtggcagagccaggacagggcacagccaaACTCCAGCAAAGCCAAGCCCTGGGGCACTTTGCAGAGGTGGCAAATCTGGACtttggagctgggagggggaaggctccagcacctggaaggagctgggaaggagaaggtggCAGCTGCCTCCAAGGGTCCCTGGGCACCCATCTTGGGTGTCCCAGCAGCAAGAACAGGGACTCTTGTGCCCTGGAGTGTTCCCCTGTACCTGGGCTTCTCCCCAGCACTCCACTCTCCCCTTTCCTTGCTTCTGTCTCTCCAAAGCAGAGATCCCAAGGCTCCTCCTCATCCCGTGGTGGCACAGCCTCCCCACCAGGACCCAGGCAGTGCTacccagtgccaggggctggcagaTGGGGACCCCTCTCCTCCCACCAACCCCGGCCCTGGGCTTCCCTGCAGGTGAAGAGACCCCGATTTGTGCAAGCCCAGTTTGACTTCTCAGCCCAGGAGGGTTCCCAGCTGCCCTTCCTGCGTGGGGACATCATCGAGGTCCTGGGCTACCCCGACCCCAACTGGTGGCAGGGGAAGATCTACGGCCGTGTCGGGCTCTTCCCACGGAGCTACGTCCACCCCATCCACAAGTGACCTTCAGGTGACCATCCAATGACCATCCACGAGTGACCATCCATGAGTGACCATCCACAAGTGACCTTCAGGTGACCATCCACAAGTGACCACCCATGAGTGACCCTCACCATGATGCCCCTGACCGGGCAGGACCCGGCCCCGTTGTCCCCTCTCACCAGAGCTACCCACACAGCCTGagtgtccctttgtccccaggaTGGTTGACCCCCTGGTCCATGACCCCTGGTTGGTgacccccagcccagggatggggctggcagtgccgCTCCCCATGGAGGGAGTGTGGAGTGTTCAACCACAGCCATGAAACCTTTTCCAGAGGCACAATCCAGTGGGATGACAGCAACAGAgggagtgaccccaaaaccccaaaccttgaATTGTCTCCAAACCCTGTAAGCaaagccccagctccagggagggctgcaggcagccaggacacagccaggaacCACAACTCCATGGAGGAATTCCAGGACT from Camarhynchus parvulus chromosome 14, STF_HiC, whole genome shotgun sequence includes the following:
- the GRAP gene encoding GRB2-related adapter protein isoform X1; the encoded protein is MESVALYSFQATEEDELPFQKGDTLKILNMEDDQNWYKAELFGREGFVPKNYIKVKPHPWYAGRISRLLAEERLLQRNHLGAFLIRDSESAPGEFSLSVSYGKHVQHFKVLRERNGKYFLWEEKFNSLNELVDFYRMTTIAKEQQIFLWDEDQTQEVRGGEGAAAWDRQPRFVQAQFDFSAQEGSQLPFLRGDIIEVLGYPDPNWWQGKIYGRVGLFPRSYVHPIHK
- the GRAP gene encoding GRB2-related adapter protein isoform X2, coding for MESVALYSFQATEEDELPFQKGDTLKILNMEDDQNWYKAELFGREGFVPKNYIKVKPHPWYAGRISRLLAEERLLQRNHLGAFLIRDSESAPGEFSLSVSYGKHVQHFKVLRERNGKYFLWEEKFNSLNELVDFYRMTTIAKEQQIFLWDEDQTQEVKRPRFVQAQFDFSAQEGSQLPFLRGDIIEVLGYPDPNWWQGKIYGRVGLFPRSYVHPIHK
- the GRAP gene encoding GRB2-related adapter protein isoform X3, with translation MESVALYSFQATEEDELPFQKGDTLKILNMEDDQNWYKAELFGREGFVPKNYIKVKPHPWYAGRISRLLAEERLLQRNHLGAFLIRDSESAPGEFSLSVSYGKHVQHFKVLRERNGKYFLWEEKFNSLNELVDFYRMTTIAKEQQIFLWDEDQTQERPRFVQAQFDFSAQEGSQLPFLRGDIIEVLGYPDPNWWQGKIYGRVGLFPRSYVHPIHK
- the GRAP gene encoding GRB2-related adapter protein isoform X4 → MESVALYSFQATEEDELPFQKGDTLKILNMEDDQNWYKAELFGREGFVPKNYIKVKPHPYGKHVQHFKVLRERNGKYFLWEEKFNSLNELVDFYRMTTIAKEQQIFLWDEDQTQERPRFVQAQFDFSAQEGSQLPFLRGDIIEVLGYPDPNWWQGKIYGRVGLFPRSYVHPIHK